A DNA window from Rossellomorea marisflavi contains the following coding sequences:
- a CDS encoding replication initiation and membrane attachment family protein — MMKNHWNEIQPVDHYTVCTNGLLQEFERKIITFLYQPLIGPVSYSLYMSLWGEVEESRLWSAPSNHYHLMNILSMNLQEIHEARMKLEGIGLLKTYAKKGENERSFIYELQPPLLPNDFFTDGMLNVYLFRKIGRSHYLRLKESFTDRGMESDSFTNVTRSFQDVFSSENSIDFLRHEANDGSLTNGEKAYIGYGKNEGPPMDDIDFDFSLLLNGLSESMVPRRAFTPVVKETILKLSYLYGIGPLQMKNILLGSLDSDEAIDVEQLRKSARDWYQLQTGDELPDLTPKARPVKKEASKPLSREEELLEYLESTSPKDVLADISNGSAASNSDLQVVEEIIMTQKLPLPVINVLIQYVLLKTDMKLTKGYMEKIASHWARKKVSTAGEAMELAKNEHKQYMEWASGKNEKRTTRRKPIRTEKLPDWFQEDEKGEAKSQNGETYDLEAEKRKLEEELKNFRK; from the coding sequence ATGATGAAGAATCACTGGAATGAAATTCAGCCTGTGGATCATTATACGGTCTGCACCAACGGGCTCCTGCAGGAATTTGAGAGAAAGATCATCACATTCTTATATCAGCCCCTTATCGGTCCGGTTTCCTACAGCCTGTATATGAGCCTGTGGGGAGAGGTGGAAGAAAGCAGGTTGTGGTCTGCGCCTTCGAACCATTATCATTTGATGAATATCCTGTCCATGAATCTTCAGGAAATCCATGAAGCGCGTATGAAGCTCGAAGGGATCGGCCTCCTTAAGACGTACGCGAAGAAAGGGGAAAACGAGCGGAGCTTCATTTATGAACTGCAGCCCCCGCTGCTTCCGAATGATTTTTTCACAGATGGCATGCTGAATGTGTATCTGTTCAGGAAAATTGGCCGCTCCCACTACCTGCGCCTGAAAGAATCGTTCACTGATCGCGGGATGGAATCAGACAGCTTTACAAATGTCACCCGCTCGTTTCAGGACGTTTTCTCTTCGGAGAACAGCATCGACTTCCTTCGCCATGAGGCCAATGACGGCTCGTTGACGAATGGGGAGAAGGCATATATCGGCTATGGGAAGAACGAAGGACCTCCAATGGATGATATCGACTTTGATTTCAGCCTGCTGCTCAACGGACTTTCAGAATCCATGGTGCCGAGGAGGGCCTTCACTCCTGTCGTGAAGGAAACGATCTTGAAGCTAAGCTATCTCTACGGAATCGGTCCCCTACAGATGAAAAACATCCTTCTTGGCTCCCTTGATTCGGATGAGGCGATTGATGTTGAGCAGTTACGGAAATCGGCCCGGGATTGGTATCAGCTGCAAACCGGCGATGAACTGCCCGACCTGACACCGAAAGCTAGACCGGTGAAGAAGGAAGCATCCAAACCGTTGTCGAGGGAAGAGGAGCTTCTGGAGTATCTCGAAAGCACATCGCCAAAGGATGTCCTTGCTGACATTTCCAATGGGAGTGCCGCATCGAATTCGGATCTTCAAGTTGTCGAAGAGATCATCATGACACAGAAACTGCCGCTTCCCGTCATTAATGTCCTGATCCAGTATGTGCTGCTGAAGACGGATATGAAGCTGACGAAAGGGTATATGGAGAAGATCGCTTCCCATTGGGCCCGGAAGAAAGTGAGCACGGCCGGGGAAGCGATGGAGCTTGCCAAGAATGAACACAAGCAATACATGGAGTGGGCGTCAGGGAAAAATGAAAAGCGGACCACCCGAAGGAAGCCGATCAGGACAGAGAAACTGCCTGATTGGTTCCAGGAAGATGAGAAAGGCGAGGCGAAAAGTCAGAACGGGGAAACCTATGACCTGGAAGCC
- the nrdR gene encoding transcriptional regulator NrdR gives MKCPSCQNNGTRVVDSRPADEGRSIRRRRECEVCAFRFTTFEKVEELPLIVVKKEGLREEFSREKILRGLIKACEKRPVPLETLEKLSLDIEKDLRNQGVSEVESVKVGEMVMDRLAQVDEVAYVRFASVYRQFKDINVFIDELKELIKKE, from the coding sequence ATGAAATGTCCGTCCTGCCAAAATAACGGCACCCGGGTGGTGGATTCGCGTCCGGCTGATGAAGGGCGTTCCATCAGGAGAAGAAGAGAATGTGAAGTGTGCGCGTTCCGGTTCACCACGTTCGAAAAGGTGGAAGAACTGCCTTTGATTGTGGTGAAGAAGGAAGGCCTGCGGGAAGAGTTCAGCAGAGAAAAGATCCTCCGCGGTCTTATTAAGGCATGCGAGAAACGTCCGGTTCCATTGGAGACGCTCGAGAAGCTCTCCCTGGACATTGAAAAGGACCTCCGGAACCAAGGGGTGTCCGAGGTCGAGTCCGTTAAAGTGGGTGAGATGGTCATGGATCGCCTGGCGCAGGTCGACGAAGTCGCTTACGTCCGGTTTGCTTCGGTATACAGACAATTCAAGGATATCAATGTGTTCATAGATGAACTTAAAGAACTGATCAAAAAAGAGTGA
- the speD gene encoding adenosylmethionine decarboxylase gives METMGRHVISELWGCDFEKLNDVVGIEKTFVDAALKSGAEIREVAFHKFAPQGVSGVVIISESHLTIHSFPEHGYASIDVYTCGDLDPNIAAEYIAEALGADTRETIELPRGMGPVQVKKSQAQAL, from the coding sequence ATGGAAACAATGGGTCGTCATGTAATCTCTGAACTATGGGGTTGCGATTTTGAAAAGTTGAATGATGTAGTAGGAATTGAAAAAACGTTTGTGGATGCAGCTCTTAAATCAGGTGCTGAAATCCGTGAAGTGGCCTTTCACAAATTTGCTCCACAAGGCGTGAGCGGAGTGGTGATCATCTCTGAATCCCACCTGACCATCCACAGCTTTCCTGAACATGGATATGCCAGCATCGATGTGTATACATGCGGAGATCTAGATCCGAACATCGCTGCAGAATATATAGCTGAAGCACTGGGTGCTGATACCCGTGAAACAATCGAACTTCCGCGCGGCATGGGACCTGTACAGGTGAAGAAATCACAGGCTCAGGCGCTCTAA
- a CDS encoding glyceraldehyde-3-phosphate dehydrogenase: MMARVAINGFGRIGRMVFRKAIMEDDLEVVAINASYPAETLAHLIKYDTNHGTFKAEVAIGEDSLIVNGKTVRLLSNRDPAALPWAELNVDIVIEATGKFNSREKAALHLDAGARKVILTAPGKNEDVTIVMGVNEDALDIDEHHVISNASCTTNCLAPVAKVLHEQFGIENGLMTTVHAYTNDQKNIDNPHKDLRRARACGQSIIPTTTGAAKALALVMPELKGKLHGMALRVPTPNVSLVDLVVDVKRDVTVEEINDAFTAASLGSMHGIVEFTTEPLVSIDFNTNPHSAIIDGLSTMVMDDRKVKVLAWYDNEWGYSCRVVDLVRFTASKMEAAAGVNV; this comes from the coding sequence ATGATGGCGAGAGTGGCAATCAATGGATTTGGTCGAATTGGGAGAATGGTATTCAGGAAGGCGATTATGGAGGATGACTTGGAAGTCGTGGCCATCAATGCGAGCTATCCGGCAGAAACACTGGCTCACCTGATCAAGTATGATACCAACCACGGTACGTTCAAAGCAGAAGTGGCAATCGGGGAGGATTCCCTCATTGTCAATGGAAAGACGGTGCGGCTCCTGAGCAACCGTGATCCTGCTGCCTTGCCATGGGCGGAATTGAATGTGGATATCGTCATCGAAGCGACAGGCAAGTTCAACTCCAGGGAGAAAGCGGCCCTGCATCTGGACGCTGGTGCGAGAAAGGTGATTCTGACCGCCCCGGGTAAAAATGAAGACGTTACCATCGTGATGGGGGTCAACGAAGACGCTCTCGATATCGATGAGCATCATGTGATTTCCAATGCATCATGCACGACAAACTGCCTGGCACCTGTGGCAAAAGTGCTTCACGAGCAGTTCGGCATTGAAAACGGTCTGATGACCACGGTGCATGCGTATACGAATGATCAAAAGAATATCGATAATCCCCATAAGGACCTTCGGAGGGCGAGAGCGTGCGGTCAATCCATCATCCCGACGACGACAGGTGCAGCGAAGGCGTTGGCCCTCGTCATGCCGGAGTTGAAGGGCAAGCTGCACGGGATGGCGCTCCGCGTCCCGACGCCGAATGTATCCCTTGTGGACCTTGTGGTCGATGTGAAAAGGGACGTGACGGTCGAGGAAATCAATGATGCTTTCACGGCTGCCTCACTCGGTTCCATGCATGGAATCGTTGAATTCACGACGGAGCCGCTCGTGTCCATCGATTTCAACACCAATCCCCACTCTGCCATCATTGACGGCCTCTCCACCATGGTGATGGATGATCGCAAAGTCAAGGTGCTTGCATGGTACGATAATGAATGGGGCTACTCCTGCCGGGTCGTCGATCTTGTCCGGTTCACGGCATCCAAGATGGAGGCTGCAGCCGGGGTCAATGTTTGA
- the coaE gene encoding dephospho-CoA kinase (Dephospho-CoA kinase (CoaE) performs the final step in coenzyme A biosynthesis.) produces the protein MATIIGLTGGIASGKSTVSAFLKEKGYIIIDADLAARMVVEVGQPAYLAIVDAFGKGILQENGQIDRAGLGAIIFNDPTKRNLLNGIVHPAVRSMMLAHKDEAIENGKQTIIMDIPLLFESDLTWMVDRTVVVAVEEDVQLDRLMKRNRLSEQEAAARISSQLPLKEKAEKADAVIDNNGSVEDTLKQVEELLATWGLKP, from the coding sequence GTGGCAACCATCATTGGACTGACGGGCGGTATTGCAAGCGGTAAAAGTACAGTATCAGCATTTCTGAAAGAAAAGGGGTACATTATCATCGATGCAGATCTTGCAGCACGCATGGTGGTGGAAGTCGGGCAACCCGCATACCTCGCCATCGTCGATGCATTCGGCAAGGGCATCCTTCAGGAAAACGGCCAGATCGACCGTGCCGGGCTCGGGGCCATCATCTTTAATGACCCGACGAAACGGAATCTCCTGAATGGGATCGTGCATCCGGCCGTGCGGAGCATGATGCTCGCGCATAAAGACGAGGCCATTGAAAACGGAAAACAGACGATCATCATGGATATTCCCCTTCTATTTGAAAGTGACCTGACATGGATGGTGGATCGGACGGTCGTCGTCGCCGTCGAAGAAGACGTGCAGCTCGATCGATTGATGAAGCGGAACCGGCTGTCTGAACAAGAAGCGGCAGCCCGCATCTCCTCGCAGCTCCCTTTGAAGGAAAAAGCCGAAAAGGCAGATGCAGTCATCGATAATAATGGTTCGGTGGAAGATACCTTGAAGCAGGTGGAAGAGCTACTTGCTACATGGGGATTGAAGCCGTAA
- the ytaF gene encoding sporulation membrane protein YtaF, translating into MNTLFSLLLLAFAVSLDNFSTGLTYGLRKVKIPIKSITIISLCSALCLLIAMFMGQAISVILSPEWAGRIGGLILVAIGLAVLYQFFRPEKETQVEEKEKTLINVEIKSIGLVIQIMRRPLTADFDRSGTITGVEAFMLGIALSLDSFGAGLGAALLNYSPFPLAIAIFSMSFIFLTCGLQLGVYFSHIRWIQRVAFLPGVLLICLGIMRF; encoded by the coding sequence ATGAACACACTTTTCTCCTTACTCCTGCTGGCATTTGCTGTAAGCCTTGATAATTTCAGTACGGGACTGACATATGGATTACGAAAAGTCAAAATACCTATAAAATCAATCACCATCATTTCCTTATGCTCTGCATTATGCTTATTGATCGCCATGTTCATGGGGCAGGCGATCTCTGTCATCCTTTCACCCGAATGGGCTGGGAGGATCGGAGGATTGATCCTGGTGGCCATCGGACTCGCGGTGCTCTATCAGTTCTTCAGACCGGAGAAGGAAACGCAAGTGGAAGAGAAAGAAAAGACCTTGATCAATGTGGAAATCAAATCGATCGGCCTCGTGATCCAGATCATGAGGCGTCCGTTGACGGCCGATTTCGACCGCTCCGGAACCATCACCGGCGTAGAAGCATTCATGCTCGGCATAGCCCTTTCCCTTGATTCGTTCGGTGCAGGGCTCGGGGCCGCGCTTTTGAATTATTCTCCTTTTCCACTTGCCATCGCCATCTTCTCCATGAGTTTCATCTTCCTCACCTGCGGATTGCAGTTGGGCGTCTACTTCTCTCATATCAGATGGATCCAGCGGGTCGCCTTCCTGCCTGGAGTCCTATTGATCTGTCTGGGGATTATGCGGTTCTAG
- the mutM gene encoding DNA-formamidopyrimidine glycosylase, whose amino-acid sequence MPELPEVETVRRTLEVLVVGKTIKEVAVSWPKMIKEPSETAQFTDSLKGQEILGMGRRGKFLIFYLNDVSLVSHLRMEGKYALHQKEEPVEKHTHVVFTFTDGTELRYRDVRKFGTMHLFKKGEELLHLPLLQLGPEPFEEAFTPDYLHGKFAGTSRIVKAVLLDQTVMVGLGNIYVDEALFRSGIHPDRKASSLTVDEVADLHHSIIATLREAVDMGGSTIRSYVNSQGQMGMFQQNLYVYSRNGEACRTCGTPIEKKVSAGRGTHYCPHCQRP is encoded by the coding sequence GTGCCTGAACTTCCAGAAGTAGAAACAGTCAGAAGGACATTGGAGGTCCTCGTAGTAGGAAAGACAATCAAAGAGGTGGCCGTGAGCTGGCCGAAGATGATCAAGGAACCATCCGAGACGGCTCAATTCACCGACTCCCTGAAAGGTCAGGAAATCCTGGGTATGGGGCGACGGGGGAAGTTTCTGATCTTCTACCTGAATGATGTCTCCCTTGTCTCCCACTTGAGGATGGAGGGGAAGTATGCCCTTCATCAAAAGGAAGAGCCTGTGGAGAAGCATACCCATGTGGTATTCACCTTCACGGATGGAACGGAATTGAGATACCGAGACGTACGGAAATTCGGGACGATGCATCTGTTCAAGAAAGGGGAAGAACTTCTTCATCTTCCCCTTCTGCAGCTTGGACCCGAACCGTTTGAAGAAGCCTTCACGCCGGACTACCTTCACGGGAAGTTCGCCGGTACCTCAAGGATCGTCAAGGCGGTCCTCCTCGATCAGACCGTCATGGTGGGACTCGGGAATATTTATGTGGATGAAGCGTTATTCCGGTCGGGGATCCATCCCGACCGGAAGGCATCATCCCTGACCGTGGATGAAGTAGCAGATCTGCATCACAGCATCATTGCCACCCTCAGGGAAGCAGTGGATATGGGGGGAAGCACGATCCGCTCCTATGTGAACTCTCAGGGGCAGATGGGGATGTTCCAGCAGAACCTGTATGTGTACAGCAGGAATGGAGAGGCTTGCAGGACATGCGGTACGCCGATCGAGAAAAAAGTATCGGCGGGTCGAGGGACGCATTATTGTCCCCACTGCCAGCGCCCCTAA
- the polA gene encoding DNA polymerase I, protein MSKKLVLIDGNSIAYRAFFALPLLNNDKGVHTNAVYGFTTMLQRILEDEKPSHILVAFDAGKTTFRHETFKEYKGGRQKTPPELSEQFPYIRELLDAYGIKRYEKENYEADDIIGTLSLRAEAEGFDVKVFSGDKDLTQLSSDKTTVCITRKGITDLEIYTPEHVKEKWEITPDRVIDMKGLMGDSSDNIPGVPGVGEKTAIKLLKQFGTLEELLASIDQVSGKKLKEKLEENKEQAIMSKELATILREAPVDVGLDDLQYEGEETQELKAVFKDLGFNSLLEKMGETVEEETVEQEEIAFEVLEEIKADYLARESSLYIEMLEDNYHTGKVIGIGLHNEKGTYFFSMEAAAASPAFKEWAEDGTSVKHVYNAKETIVSFLREGIEIEGIDFDLLLASYIINPSESSEDFATIAKGHGQAGMKSDEAVFGKGAKQKVPDLDVLSEHIARKAFVLSTLKATCMDELEENNQKELFTDLELPLALILAEMEHTGVKVDCDRLNEMKDELADRLVELERKIHELAGESFNINSPKQLGVVLFDKLGLPVIKKTKTGYSTSADVLEKLQSKHEIIDYILHYRQLGKLQSTYLEGLLKVVHEETGKIHTRFNQALTQTGRLSSTDPNLQNIPIRLEEGRKIRQAFIPSEEGWVMFAADYSQIELRVLAHIAKDEKLIEAFRNDMDIHTKTAMDVFGVAKEDVTSNMRRHAKAVNFGIVYGISDYGLSQSLDITRKEAGEFINKYLESFPGVKDYMEDIVQDAKQKGYVTTLLKRRRYLPEITSRNFNLRSFAERTAMNTPIQGSAADIIKKAMIDMAARLEQENLKSRLLLQVHDELIFEAPKDEIEILEKIVPEVMEQTMELEVPLKVDYSYGDTWYDAK, encoded by the coding sequence ATGTCAAAAAAACTAGTCTTGATCGATGGGAACAGTATCGCATATCGCGCATTCTTTGCCCTGCCGCTGTTGAACAACGATAAAGGTGTACATACGAACGCCGTCTATGGCTTCACCACGATGCTTCAAAGGATCCTCGAGGATGAGAAACCCTCGCATATCCTGGTTGCATTCGATGCAGGGAAGACCACCTTCAGGCATGAAACATTCAAGGAATATAAAGGGGGCAGGCAAAAGACCCCGCCTGAGCTATCGGAACAATTCCCCTACATCCGGGAGCTTTTGGATGCATACGGGATCAAGCGATACGAAAAGGAAAATTACGAGGCGGATGACATCATCGGGACCCTGTCACTGAGGGCGGAAGCGGAAGGCTTTGACGTAAAGGTGTTTTCGGGAGACAAGGACCTCACGCAGCTCAGCTCGGATAAAACGACGGTGTGCATCACGCGTAAAGGGATCACGGATCTTGAAATCTATACGCCGGAACACGTCAAGGAAAAGTGGGAGATCACGCCTGATCGCGTCATCGATATGAAGGGCCTCATGGGTGACAGCTCGGATAATATCCCTGGCGTGCCGGGGGTCGGTGAGAAGACGGCAATCAAACTGTTGAAGCAGTTCGGAACGCTTGAGGAGCTCCTCGCTTCCATCGATCAGGTGAGCGGGAAGAAGCTGAAGGAAAAGCTTGAAGAGAATAAGGAACAGGCCATCATGAGCAAGGAACTGGCGACGATCCTCCGTGAAGCGCCGGTGGATGTGGGACTTGATGACCTCCAGTATGAAGGGGAGGAAACCCAGGAACTGAAGGCCGTCTTCAAGGATCTCGGCTTCAATTCCCTTCTCGAAAAAATGGGGGAAACCGTCGAGGAAGAAACGGTGGAACAAGAGGAGATCGCATTCGAAGTACTGGAAGAGATCAAAGCGGATTATCTTGCCCGGGAGAGTTCCCTCTATATTGAAATGCTCGAGGATAATTATCATACAGGCAAGGTCATCGGGATCGGTCTCCACAACGAAAAGGGAACCTATTTCTTTTCGATGGAAGCAGCGGCAGCATCCCCTGCGTTCAAGGAATGGGCGGAGGACGGGACATCCGTCAAGCACGTCTACAACGCTAAAGAAACGATCGTATCCTTCCTGAGGGAAGGCATCGAGATCGAGGGAATCGATTTCGACCTCTTGCTCGCGTCCTATATCATCAATCCTTCTGAATCGAGTGAGGATTTCGCCACGATTGCCAAAGGCCACGGACAGGCAGGCATGAAATCCGATGAAGCTGTCTTCGGCAAGGGAGCGAAACAGAAGGTACCGGATCTTGATGTGCTGTCTGAACACATCGCCAGGAAGGCGTTCGTTCTCTCGACCTTGAAGGCGACATGCATGGACGAGCTCGAGGAGAACAATCAAAAAGAATTGTTTACCGATCTGGAGCTTCCCCTCGCCCTGATCCTGGCCGAGATGGAGCATACCGGGGTGAAGGTCGACTGTGATCGCTTGAATGAAATGAAGGACGAACTCGCCGATCGCCTTGTTGAACTGGAGCGCAAAATCCACGAGCTCGCAGGGGAAAGCTTCAACATCAATTCTCCCAAGCAGCTCGGCGTGGTCCTGTTCGATAAGCTGGGGCTGCCTGTCATCAAGAAGACGAAGACCGGCTACTCCACGTCTGCCGATGTATTGGAGAAGCTGCAGTCGAAGCATGAGATCATCGACTACATACTCCACTATCGTCAGCTTGGAAAGCTGCAGTCCACATACCTTGAAGGATTGCTGAAAGTGGTGCATGAGGAAACCGGTAAGATCCATACGCGCTTCAACCAGGCCCTCACCCAGACGGGACGCCTCAGCTCGACGGATCCGAACCTTCAGAATATCCCGATCAGGCTGGAAGAAGGCCGCAAAATCAGACAGGCGTTCATCCCATCAGAAGAAGGCTGGGTGATGTTCGCAGCGGATTACTCCCAGATCGAGCTACGCGTCCTCGCCCATATCGCAAAGGATGAAAAGCTGATCGAAGCCTTCCGGAACGATATGGACATCCATACAAAGACGGCGATGGACGTCTTCGGAGTGGCGAAAGAAGACGTTACATCGAATATGAGGCGGCATGCGAAAGCCGTCAACTTCGGGATCGTGTACGGGATCAGTGACTACGGTCTATCACAGAGCCTGGATATCACACGGAAAGAAGCCGGTGAGTTCATCAACAAATACCTTGAAAGCTTCCCGGGAGTGAAGGATTATATGGAGGACATCGTGCAGGATGCCAAGCAGAAAGGCTATGTCACGACCCTGCTCAAACGCAGGCGATACCTCCCAGAAATCACGAGCCGGAACTTCAATCTGCGGAGCTTTGCTGAGCGTACGGCGATGAACACACCGATTCAGGGGAGTGCAGCCGACATCATCAAAAAAGCGATGATCGATATGGCAGCCCGACTTGAACAGGAAAATCTGAAATCACGCCTTCTCCTTCAAGTGCACGATGAACTGATCTTCGAAGCGCCGAAGGATGAAATCGAGATACTGGAGAAAATCGTACCGGAAGTCATGGAGCAGACAATGGAGCTTGAAGTGCCCCTCAAAGTGGACTATTCCTATGGCGACACATGGTACGATGCAAAATAG